A region from the Acidobacteriota bacterium genome encodes:
- the hflK gene encoding FtsH protease activity modulator HflK, with product MDVSDWQKRAGSVIDVGNLPSFSLKGRGGLVGKVALVLLVVIGLFSTYYQIDQKDVGVVQRFGKYVRTTAPGPHLKIPFIEKVTKVPVQRQLKAEFGFRTKVADVQSTYEEASPSTRNESQMLTGDLNVAVVEWIVQYKVKNPRDYLFNVRNLDSTSRRTETTFRDMNEAVMRGVIGDHSVNEVLTVGREIVQMEAKAQLQQLCERYETGIQIDQIVLQDVNPPDKVKPAFNEVNQAIQEKERLINEAWADYNQTVPNARGEAERAIRTAEGYALERVNNARGDVARFVNIYDEYRKAPEVTRRRLYLETLNDVLPKTGRKLIVDANMKGLLPLLNLDTIKQEPKQ from the coding sequence ATGGATGTCTCTGATTGGCAGAAACGGGCAGGGTCGGTGATTGACGTCGGCAACCTGCCGTCGTTCTCTCTCAAGGGGCGGGGAGGCTTGGTCGGCAAGGTGGCCCTGGTCCTCCTTGTTGTGATCGGGCTCTTCTCCACCTACTACCAGATCGACCAGAAGGACGTCGGCGTCGTCCAGCGGTTCGGCAAGTATGTGCGAACAACCGCCCCGGGCCCGCACCTGAAGATCCCCTTCATCGAGAAGGTGACCAAGGTGCCGGTGCAGCGCCAGCTCAAGGCGGAATTCGGATTCCGGACGAAGGTGGCGGACGTGCAATCGACCTACGAGGAGGCCAGCCCGTCAACCCGGAACGAATCCCAGATGCTGACAGGCGACCTGAACGTCGCGGTAGTCGAATGGATCGTGCAATACAAGGTGAAGAACCCGAGAGACTACCTCTTCAACGTCCGCAACCTCGACTCCACAAGCAGGCGCACCGAGACCACATTCCGGGACATGAACGAGGCGGTGATGCGCGGGGTGATTGGCGACCATAGCGTCAACGAGGTGCTGACGGTGGGGCGCGAAATTGTCCAGATGGAGGCCAAGGCGCAGCTGCAGCAGCTCTGCGAGCGCTATGAAACCGGCATCCAGATCGATCAGATCGTGCTCCAGGACGTAAACCCTCCGGACAAGGTGAAACCGGCGTTCAACGAGGTCAACCAGGCGATCCAGGAGAAGGAGCGCCTCATCAACGAGGCGTGGGCGGACTACAACCAGACCGTGCCCAACGCGAGGGGCGAGGCCGAGCGCGCCATCCGCACGGCCGAGGGGTACGCCCTGGAGCGCGTCAACAACGCGCGCGGCGACGTGGCGCGCTTCGTCAACATCTATGACGAGTATCGCAAGGCGCCCGAGGTCACGCGCCGGCGGCTGTACCTCGAGACCCTCAACGACGTCCTGCCGAAGACGGGGCGCAAGCTCATTGTCGACGCGAACATGAAGGGGCTGCTACCGCTCCTGAACCTCGACACTATCAAGCAGGAGCCAAAACAGTGA
- the hflC gene encoding protease modulator HflC gives MKGPIIGVIVVGGLLVLSSSLYTISETEQVIITQFGELVGPAHTDPGLHIKMPFIQQVIRFDKRWLEWSGAPTQMVTKDKKFLEVETYTRWRIKDPVVFFQVVTDETNAQSRLDDIVDGEIRNVVASNDLIEMVRSTDRKFAETEEVADMGTAEASRPITMGREKITRAILEKSRPLVAKYGIELVDVQIKRVNYIQDVQQKVFERMISERRRVAERSRSEGQGKAAEIRGQKERELKGIQSEAYRKAQEIMGKADGESTRIYAEAYSRDPELYQFLKTMETYRKTFAQDTTLILSTDGEFFKYLKQSR, from the coding sequence GTGAAGGGCCCAATCATCGGCGTGATCGTCGTCGGCGGCCTGCTGGTCCTCTCGAGCTCGCTCTACACGATCAGCGAGACCGAACAGGTCATCATTACGCAATTCGGCGAGCTTGTCGGACCAGCGCACACTGATCCTGGCCTGCACATCAAGATGCCTTTCATCCAACAGGTGATCAGATTCGACAAGCGCTGGCTCGAGTGGAGCGGCGCACCCACCCAGATGGTCACGAAAGACAAGAAGTTCCTCGAGGTGGAAACCTACACTCGGTGGCGCATCAAGGACCCCGTCGTCTTCTTCCAGGTGGTCACCGACGAGACCAATGCGCAGTCGCGCCTCGACGACATCGTGGACGGCGAGATCCGCAACGTCGTGGCCAGCAATGACCTGATCGAAATGGTGCGCAGCACGGATCGCAAGTTCGCCGAGACCGAGGAGGTTGCCGACATGGGCACGGCCGAAGCGAGCCGGCCCATTACGATGGGGCGCGAGAAGATCACGCGGGCCATCCTCGAGAAGTCGCGCCCGCTGGTGGCCAAGTACGGCATCGAGCTGGTCGATGTCCAGATCAAGCGCGTCAACTACATCCAGGACGTCCAGCAGAAAGTGTTCGAACGGATGATCTCCGAACGGCGCCGCGTGGCAGAACGATCACGGTCGGAGGGCCAGGGCAAGGCGGCCGAGATCCGCGGACAGAAGGAACGCGAACTGAAGGGCATCCAGTCTGAGGCCTACCGCAAGGCCCAGGAAATCATGGGCAAGGCCGACGGCGAATCGACGCGCATCTACGCCGAGGCGTACAGCCGAGACCCAGAGCTCTACCAGTTCCTCAAGACGATGGAGACGTACAGGAAGACGTTCGCGCAGGACACGACACTGATCCTGTCGACCGACGGAGAGTTCTTCAAGTACCTGAAGCAGAGCCGATAA
- a CDS encoding nucleotidyltransferase family protein, which produces MVIGIILAAGASTRMGRAKALLPVGPDTFVTRLARSFVAAGIDDLVVVTGPERDAIDSALAASRIPARVVRNPRRDDGQLSSLLVGLALADTPGVVAVVVGLVDAPLVLPGTIRAVVEAYRRTRSPIVRPVSHGRHGHPVLFAREVFDELRHADSALGAKAVVRAHEQDRLDVPVDDDGAWADIDTPDDYARLIGSASGT; this is translated from the coding sequence ATGGTGATCGGCATCATTCTCGCCGCCGGCGCGTCGACGCGAATGGGACGTGCGAAAGCGCTTCTGCCAGTTGGGCCTGACACGTTTGTCACCCGGCTGGCTCGATCATTTGTCGCCGCAGGAATCGACGATCTGGTCGTTGTCACAGGCCCCGAACGTGATGCCATCGATTCGGCGCTGGCCGCCAGCCGGATCCCGGCCCGAGTCGTCCGGAATCCCCGACGCGACGACGGTCAACTCTCGTCGCTGCTGGTGGGACTGGCGCTGGCCGACACGCCAGGCGTTGTGGCAGTGGTTGTCGGCCTGGTGGACGCGCCTCTAGTACTGCCCGGTACCATTCGCGCGGTTGTCGAGGCCTACCGCCGCACGCGCTCGCCAATCGTGCGTCCTGTGAGCCACGGCCGCCACGGGCATCCTGTGCTGTTCGCGCGCGAGGTGTTTGACGAATTGCGGCACGCGGACTCGGCCCTCGGAGCGAAGGCCGTCGTCCGCGCGCATGAACAGGATCGACTGGACGTGCCGGTCGATGACGACGGCGCGTGGGCCGACATCGACACGCCAGACGATTACGCTCGCCTTATCGGCTCTGCTTCAGGTACTTGA
- a CDS encoding cold shock domain-containing protein: MQTGTIARLLIDKGFGFIRDEAGLEHFFHRSAVRGAVFELLREGQRVEFVVEESQKGPRAGDVRLIEG; this comes from the coding sequence ATGCAGACGGGCACAATTGCACGCCTTCTTATCGACAAGGGTTTCGGCTTTATCCGCGACGAGGCCGGCCTCGAGCACTTCTTCCACCGGAGCGCCGTCAGGGGCGCGGTTTTCGAACTGTTGCGCGAGGGCCAGCGCGTGGAGTTTGTGGTTGAGGAGTCGCAAAAGGGACCGCGCGCGGGTGACGTTCGTTTGATCGAGGGATAG